From the Takifugu flavidus isolate HTHZ2018 chromosome 12, ASM371156v2, whole genome shotgun sequence genome, one window contains:
- the LOC130534579 gene encoding spectrin beta chain, non-erythrocytic 4-like isoform X4, whose protein sequence is MANASSDLDNAEAQRQLNNNNRSIGSGFWETECTSSKLFECSRIKALADERDAVQKKTFTKWVNSHLSRVSCRISDLYNDLRDGYMLTRLLEVLSGELLPRPTRGRMRIHCLENVDKALQFLKEQRVHLENVGSHDIVDGNHRLTLGLIWTIILRFQIQVIKIETEDNRETRSAKDALLLWCQMKTAGYSEVNIQNFTTCWRDGLAFNALIHRHRPDLIEFHKLTRSNATHNLQLAFNVAEQHLGLTKLLDPEDVNTENPDEKSIITYVVSYYHYFSKMKALIVEGKRVGKVLDSCIEAENIVNRYEALASDLLDWIEKTIAVISNQKFANSLTGVQQQLQAFTTYCTIEKPIKFQEKGNLEVLLFTIQSKLRANNQKPYVPHDGKLISDINKAWERLEKAEHERGVSLRKELIRQEKLELLAQRFDHKTTMRQAWLNENQRLVSQDNFGYDLPAVEAAMKKHEAIEADIASYEERIGVVVELSAEMESEGYYDIRRILARKENILGQWKLLKELVAGRRTRLEKNLALQKIFQDMVYMIDWMEDTQVQLLSKDYGKHLLEVEDLLQKHSLQEADIAVQAERVESLNKAALKFTTIEGYQPCDPQVICNRVNHVSSCLEELKQLASKRCNDLEESRELWAFLQELEESEAWIREKSAILGAQGFGKDLTSVLKLLQKHKTLAGELLAHRSLLQNTIKQGKQILSEKSLGTAGMQEHLMELKNQWKRLEDQAAQRLGHLQEALNFFQFSTEMNDLVAWLQDAYRLVSSEDFGHDEYSTQSLLKKHRGVSEAIDKHRLHVVTLHKHMVALALHYRDQEEVQVRMVEVEQLYTEVVDVAVLRQQWLHDALAVYRMFSEVNACELWIDEKEQWLDKMEIPEKLDDVEVVAHRFESLDQEMNSLMGRILDVNQIVQQLLDGGHPSSTEVRSCQDHLNSRWNSIVELVEQKKNQLNSMLRLQNYLLECVEIKSQIQDKRKAIDATQYMGSDLGGVMALQRRLSTMEGALSVLEPKLLHLQEEAENLATAHPSRAMEVLVPFDDLSVEWEELKHTLQGCEDSLMVASRLQSFIQDLDSFLTWLVQTQTVAASDQLPNDLEEAETLINKHAALKEEIGRYEEDYERLQSMNELLDSDEAPLPQAALQQWLQKLDVGWNKLLEMWESRREVLVQAHIFHLFLRDVKQAESLLNNQESALAHVELPTTVETVEASIKKHKDFTTTMELNLHRIKAVIEAGESLISQNNIYSERIRERIDTLAKRGNQNRELAQQWLEKLNIQWEVQRFLQNCHEIGDWVYEKMLMARDSSRDETQKLHKKWLKHQAFMAELAQNKEWLGKIEKEGQQLIQEKPELSPVVRKKLEEIRDCWQDLESTTQAKARQLFEANKADLVVQSYESLDQRLNQLEDQLSYVDQGQDLTGVNNQLKKLQTMENQMEAWYKEVGQLQVQVATIPQQTQVKETVTEHQSAVEARMVRLIEPLKERRRILLASKELHQVGRDLEDEILWIQERLPMAMSQEHGATLQEVQQLMKKNQTLQRELQGHKSKLEDVLERAGIIASIRSPEADNIRAGHDQVAQLWNLLWVETERRQLVLDAMYQAQQYFFDTAEVEAWLSEQELHMMNEEKGKDEPSTLQLLKKHLVLEQTIEDYAETIGLLSQQCRQLLEMGHPDCELISKRQSQIDRLYVSLKDLVEERKSRLEQQYWLYQLNREVDELEQWIAQKEVVASSPELGQDFEHVTVLQDKFTKFATETGSVGQERVTAVNQMVDELIDYGHSEAATIAEWKDGVNEAWADLLELMETRSQMLAASHQLHKFFSDCREVLTQIDDKHRRLPEVRAKQGNTANTSTLQRLLHGFEQDIQLLVTQVRHLQESAAQLRTVYAGEKAEAIACCEHEVMQSWKELLTSCEECRLEITTETDKLKFFGMVRDQIIWMDSIICQIGTGEKPRDVSSVEVLMNYHQSLKSEVEARSRSTLECIEMGKTLLAVRNPAAEEIKEKLEKVVAKQHELSEKWDKHWEVLQQLLEVHQFAQEAVVAEAWLTAQEPLIKSSQLGESVDEVEQLIRRHEAFRKAAATWEERFSSLRRLTTVEKLKAEQSKLPPTPMLGRKVFLDPQDAIPSPATLPRLPISPVTRQTIYEQNDASSPPSPSPATPTPSPSSVARRLGSTVANYTPVMNGSSYRHTLEPRHAGVVGVAAGLGQPSPSSIASIATAAMLVSANQMRESANTTKEQATKAVSHMQPVQAARTLEAKSSPYLRQPKIKHIGDAVTPLLVASRLEKVREKGRERELMMGEIGTGRAEVAVMAEVVLQEPGRERLHSDPSRGTPGLRGDHAEPQVQTNTFHRDHRIERQLSSEQLIQARRDELPPEVWREHAERRERRTLERQTSSEQEGHGGLDVRRRERDRHRLERQESSEHDTGHSDRRSGGGERRSTMAEIVEQVQEREAAQARGEVPRLPNGIPEKSSRPDRPRARDRPKPRRRPRPREAGDMTARRSRSAPAQSSPAVPQPPTHTAHHEGFLFRKLDIESLKKSTNR, encoded by the exons ATGGCTAATGCCTCCTCAGACCTGGACAATGCAGAAGCCCAACGCcagctcaacaacaacaaccgaTCGATTGGTTCAGGGTTCTGGGAGACAGAGTGTACCAGTTCTAAGCTGTTTGAGTGCTCCCGAATCAAGGCCCTGGCAG ATGAACGAGATGCAGTACAGAAGAAAACGTTCACCAAATGGGTTAACTCGCATCTGTCCAGAGTGTCCTGTCGCATATCTGACCTTTACAACGACCTGAGGGATGGATACATGCTCACCCGACTTCTGGAGGTCCTCAGTGGAGAGCTTTTG CCAAGGCCTACACGAGGTCGGATGCGGATCCATTGCCTCGAGAATGTTGACAAAGCTCTACAATTCCTCAAAGAGCAACGGGTCCATCTAGAAAATGTTGGTTCCCACGATATCGTGGATGGAAACCACCGCCTCACCTTAGGCCTTATCTGGACTATCATTCTTCGCTTTCAG ATCCAGGTAATCAAAATAGAGACAGAAGACAACAGAGAAACTCGCTCTGCCAAGGATGCCCTACTGCTCTGGTGCCAGATGAAGACAGCAGG GTATTCGGAAGTCAACATCCAAAATTTTACCACTTGCTGGAGAGATGGTCTTGCCTTTAACGCCCTTATACACAGACACAG ACCTGACCTGATAGAATTCCACAAGCTGACACGTTCAAATGCAACTCACAACCTCCAGTTAGCCTTCAACGTTGCTGAGCAGCACCTTGGTCTCACTAAACTTTTGGACCCTGAAG ATGTAAACACAGAGAATCCAGATGAAAAATCCATCATCACATATGTGGTTTCCTACTACCACTATTTCTCTAAGATGAAGGCCCTTATTGTAGAGGGCAAGAGGGTTggcaag GTACTAGACAGTTGCATTGAGGCAGAGAACATCGTTAATCGCTATGAGGCTTTGGCCTCAGACCTGCTGGACTGGATAGAAAAGACCATTGCAGTTATCAGTAACCAGAAGTTTGCTAACTCACTGACTGgagttcagcagcagctgcaagcCTTTACAACCTACTGCACTATAGAGAAGCCCATCAA ATTTCAGGAGAAGGGGAATCTTGAAGTTCTTCTCTTTACCATCCAAAGCAAACTCAGAGCCAACAACCAGAAACCCTATGTGCCTCATGATGGAAAACTTATCTCAGACATCAACAAG GCGTGGGAGAGACTAGAAAAGGCAGAACATGAGAGGGGGGTGTCATTGCGCAAGGAGCTGATTcgccaggagaagctggagcttCTGGCTCAGCGTTTTGACCACAAAACTACCATGAGACAAGCATGGCTCAATGAAAACCAGAGACTTGTGTCACAG GACAATTTTGGTTACGACTTACCCGCAGTTGAGGCTGCGATGAAGAAACATGAGGCAATCGAGGCAGATATAGCCTCATACGAGGAGAGGattggggtggtggtggagcttTCAGCTGAGATGGAATCAGAAGGATACTATGATATCCGACGTATCTTAGCACGAAAGGAGAACATACTTGGCCAATGGAAATTGTTGAAAGAGTTGGTGGCTGGCAGGAGGACACGTCTAGAGAAGAACTTGGCATTGCAGAAGATTTTCCAGGACATGGTGTATATGATTGATTGGATGGAGGACACACAG GTCCAACTGCTGTCAAAAGATTATGGGAAGCATCTTCTGGAGGTGGAAGATCTGCTGCAGAAGCACAGCCTTCAGGAAGCAGACATTGCAGTGCAAGCAGAAAGGGTGGAGTCACTCAACAAAGCTGCACTTAAATTTACCACTATAGAGG GTTATCAACCTTGTGACCCCCAGGTGATCTGTAACCGTGTGAATCATGTTAGTTcgtgtctggaggagctgaaacaaCTGGCATCTAAAAGATGCAATGACCTTGAGGAGTCGAGAGAGCTGTGGGCCTTTCTTCAG GAGTTGGAGGAATCAGAGGCATGGATCAGGGAGAAAAGCGCCATCTTGGGAGCTCAGGGTTTCGGGAAGGACCTGACAAGCGTGCTGAAATTACTTCAAAAACACAAGACTTTGGCTGGAGAACTACTAGCTCACCGGTCCCTGCTGCAA AACACCATCAAGCAAGGGAAGCAGATACTGAGTGAGAAGAGCCTCGGTACAGCAGGGATGCAGGAGCACCTCATGGAGTTGAAGAACCAGTGGAAGAGGCTGGAGGATCAGGCAGCCCAGCGTCTCGGCCATCTCCAGGAAGCACTAAATTTCTTTCAGTTCTCCACCGAGATGAACGACCTGGTTGCCTGGCTGCAGGATGCTTACCGCCTGGTCTCAAGTGAAGACTTTGGACATGATGAGTACTCCACACAgtccctgctgaagaaacaCAGAGGGGTCAGCGAGGCTATCGACAAACATCGACTACATGTCGTGACATTACATAAGCACATGGTGGCATTGGCTCTACATTACCGGGACCAAGAG GAAGTGCAAGTGCGTATGGTAGAGGTGGAGCAGCTGTACACCGAGGTGGTTGATGTGGCCGTGCTCAGACAGCAGTGGCTTCATGATGCCCTGGCCGTCTACCGCATGTTCAGTGAGGTGAATGCCTGCGAGCTGTGGATTGATGAGAAGGAGCAGTGGTTGGACAAGATGGAGATCCCAGAGAAACTGGATGATGTGGAGGTGGTAgcacacag GTTTGAAAGCCTGGACCAGGAGATGAATAGCCTGATGGGAAGGATCTTGGATGTCAATCAGATAGTTCAGCAGCTTTTGGACGGAGGTCATCCATCTTCCACAGAGGTCAGAAGTTGTCAAGATCACCTCAACTCCAG gtggaacagcaTCGTGGAACTGGTCGAGCAGAAGAAAAATCAGTTAAATTCCATGCTGCGTCTGCAGAACTACCTATTGGAATGTGTCGAAATCAAATCTCAGATTCAGGATAAAAGAAAAGCCATTGATGCCACTCAATACATGGGCAGTGACCTGGGAGGTGTAATGGCTTTGCAAAGACGGCTTTCCACAATGGAGGGAGCTCTATCTGTCCTGGAgcccaaactgctgcacctgcaG gaagaggcagaaaatcTGGCAACTGCCCACCCCAGCCGGGCCATGGAGGTTCTGGTGCCCTTTGATGACCTCAGTGTGGAGTGGGAAGAGCTTAAACACACTCTTCAGGGTTGTGAGGACTCACTAATGGTTGCAAGCAGACTACAAAGTTTCATACAG GACCTGGATTCGTTCCTCACCTGGTTGGTCCAAACACAGACAGTAGCCGCTTCAGACCAGCTTCCCAATGACCTGGAGGAGGCCGAGACCCTCATCAACAAACATGCAGCACTGAAGGAGGAGATCGGAAG ATATGAGGAGGACTATGAACGACTGCAGTCCATGAATGAGCTGCTGGATTCTGATGAAGCACCTCTCCCTCAGGCTGCCCTGCAGCAATGGCTGCAAAAGCTCGATGTTGGGTGGAACAAGCTGTTGGAGATGTGGGAGAGCAGAAGGGAGGTTCTGGTTCAGGCTCACATTTTCCACCTCTTTCTGCGAGATGTCAAGCAGGCCGAATCACTGCTCAACAACCAG GAGTCGGCCCTGGCTCACGTGGAGCTGCCCACCACTGTAGAAACAGTGGAGGCTTCCATAAAGAAACACAAGGACTTCACCACAACCATGGAGCTGAACCTGCACAGGATCAAAGCTGTGATCGAGGCTGGAGAGAGTCTGATCAGCCAGAATAACATCTACTCTGAACGCATCCGCGAGCGCATCGACACCCTCGCTAAAAG AGGTAATCAGAACCGAGAGTTGGCCCAGCAGTGGCTGGAGAAATTGAACATCCAGTGGGAAGTTCAAAGGTTCCTTCAAAACTGTCACGAG ATTGGAGATTGGGTTTATGAGAAGATGCTGATGGCGAGGGACAGCAGCCGAGACGAGACCCAAAAACTTCATAAGAAATGGTTGAAGCACCAGGCCTTCATGGCTGAGTTGGCCCAAAACAAGGAATGGCTAGGTAAAATTGAAAAG GAGGGCCAGCAGCTAATTCAAGAGAAGCCAGAGCTCAGCCCAGTGGTCCGTAAAAAGTTGGAGGAGATCAGAGACTGCTGGCAGGATCTTGAGAGCACCACCCAGGCCAAAGCCCGGCAGCTCTTCGAGGCCAACAAGGCCGACCTGGTCGTGCAAAGCTATGAGAGCCTGGACCAGAGACTGAATCAGCTGGAGGATCAGCTGTCCTATGTTGACCAGGGTCAGGACCTCACTGGTGTCAACAATCAGCTGAAGAAACTACAA ACCATGGAGAACCAAATGGAAGCGTGGTACAAAGAAGTGGGACAACTTCAAGTGCAGGTGGCCACCATCccacaacaaacacaagtgaAAGAGACGGTTACTGAGCATCAGAGCGCAGTGGAAGCCAGGATGGTTCGTCTGATTGAGCCGCTGAAGGAGCGAAGACGAATCCTTTTAGCATCCAAAGAACTTCACCAAGTTGGACGGGACCTGGAGGATGAGATT TTGTGGATTCAGGAGCGCCTCCCAATGGCCATGTCGCAGGAGCATGGAGCCACGCTTCAGGAAGTCCAGCagctaatgaaaaaaaatcag ACACTTCAGAGGGAGCTGCAGGGCCACAAAAGCAAGCTTGAAGATGTCCTGGAGAGAGCAGGAATCATTGCATCTATTCGCAGCCCAGAGGCAGACAACATTAGGGCAGGCCATGATCAGGTGGCACAGCTATGGAACCTTCTCTGGGTGGAAACTGAAAGGAGGCAGCTGGTCCTTGATGCCATGTACCAGGCTCAGCAGTACTTCTTCGACACAGCTGAGGTGGAGGCCTGGCTCAGTGAGCAGGAGCTGCATATGATGAATGAAGAGAAAGGGAAG GACGAGCCGAgcacgctgcagctgctgaagaaacaTTTGGTGCTTGAACAGACCATCGAGGACTATGCTGAGACCATCGGCTTGCTGTCACAGCAGTGCCGGCAGCTGTTAGAGATGGGACATCCCGACTG TGAGCTCATCAGCAAACGTCAGTCACAGATTGACCGTCTGTACGTGTCACTGAAGGACCTggtggaggaaagaaagagtCGTCTGGAGCAACAGTACTGGCTCTACCAACTCAACAGGGAGGTGGACGAGCTGGAACAGTGGATTGCTCAGAAGGAGGTGGTGGCCAGCTCCCCTGAACTGGGTCAAGATTTTGAGCATGTCACT GTGCTGCAAGACAAGTTTACAAAGTTTGCAACTGAGACAGGCAGTGTGGGCCAAGAGCGGGTGACAGCAGTCAACCAAATGGTGGACGAGCTCATTGACTATGGCCACTCGGAGGCAGCCACCATCGCTGAATGGAAGGATGGGGTGAACGAGGCCTGGGCTGACCTCCTGGAGTTAATGGAGACTCGCTCACAGATGCTTGCAGCCTCGCACCAACTTCACAAGttcttctctgactgtagagaG GTTTTGACTCAGATTGATGACAAGCACCGAAGGCTACCAGAAGTCCGGGCAAAACAGGGAAACACCGCCAACACCAGCACCCTACAGAGACTCCTGCACGGTTTTGAACAAGACATACAGCTGCTAGTCACGCAG GTGCGTCACCTGCAGGAGAGTGCAGCTCAGCTGAGGACGGTGTACGCTGGCGAGAAGGCCGAAGCCATCGCATGTTGCGAGCATGAAGTAATGCAGTCCTGGAAGGAGCTACTGACTTCCTGCGAGGAATGTCGCCTAGAAATAACTACTGAGACAGACAAGCTGAAATTCTTTGGAATGGTCCGCGATCAGATCATTTGGATGGACTCCATCATCTGTCAGATTGGGACAGGAGAGAAACCCAG GGACGTTTCCTCGGTTGAGGTGCTGATGAATTATCACCAGAGTCTTAAGAGTGAAGTGGAGGCCCGTAGTCGGAGTACGCTGGAGTGTATTGAGATGGGAAAAACCTTGTTGGCCGTTAGAAacccagcagcagaagag ATTAAGGAAAAGCTGGAAAAGGTGGTTGCTAAGCAACACGAGTTGTCTGAAAAGTGGGACAAGCACTGGGAAGTCCTACAGCAAT TGTTGGAGGTTCACCAGTTTGCCCAAGAAGCGGTGGTGGCAGAAGCATGGTTGACTGCTCAGGAGCCATTAATCAAAAGCAGTCAGCTGGGCGAAAGTGTTGACGAGGTAGAGCAGCTTATTCGTCGACACGAAGCATTCCGCAAGGCAGCAGCAACCTGGGAGGAGAGATTTAGCTCACTGCGACGGCTCACCACG GTAGAAAAATTAAAAGCAGAGCAAAGTAAACTACCCCCAACCCCAATGCTAGGTCGTAAAGTCTTCCTGGATCCCCAAGATGCCATCCCCAGTCCCGCCACACTTCCCCGCCTCCCAATTTCCCCTGTCACAAGACAAACCATCTATGAGCAAAATGATGCTAGCTCACCCCCCTCTCCTTCACCTGCGACCCCAACAccctctccttcttctgtgGCTCGTCGGTTGGGGTCAACAGTTGCTAACTACACGCCTGTGATGAATGGTTCCAGTTACCGCCATACTCTAGAGCCGCGGCACGCTGgtgtggtgggtgtggctgCAGGACTGGGTCAGCCTTCACCTTCCTCAATTGCCTCAATTGCTACAGCAGCCATGCTAGTATCTGCCAATCAGATGCGGGAGAGTGCCAACACAACAAAAGAACAAGCCACAAAGGCAGTCAGTCACATGCAGCCAGTCCAAGCAGCAAGGACTCTAGAGGCAAAGTCATCCCCGTATCTACGGCAGCCCAAAATCAAACATATAGGTGATGCTGTGACGCCACTTTTAGTGGCCAGCCGACTGGAAAAGGTacgagagaaggggagagagagagaattaatGATGGGAGAGATAGGGACAGGGAGAGCGGAAGTGGCTGTGATGGCTGAGGTGGTGCTGCAGGAGCCAGGCCGGGAGCGTCTGCACAGCGACCCCTCCAGAGGGACTCCGGGTCTACGGGGTGACCACGCCGAGCCTCAGGTCCAGACTAATACCTTCCACAGGGATCACAGGATAGAAAGGCAGCTTTCCAGCGAACAGCTGATTCAGGCGCGCAGGGACGAGCTGCCTCCAGAAGTGTGGAGGGAACATGCTGAGAGGAGGGAACGGCGGACACTCGAGAGGCAAACGTCCAGTGAGCAGGAGGGTCATGGAGGCCTTGATGTTAGGCGaagagagagggacagacacCGCCTGGAGAGACAGGAGTCCAGCGAGCATGACACCGGACACTCAGACCGACGCTCAGGAGGAGG AGAAAGGAGATCAACTATGGCAGAAATTGTAGAGCAAGTACAGGAACGAGAAGCAGCACAG GCCCGGGGTGAAGTCCCCCGTCTTCCTAATGGTATTCCAGAGAAGTCTTCCCGTCCTGACCGACCTCGAGCTCGGGACAGGCCTAAACCGCGGCGTCGACCGCGCCCCAGAGAAGCAGGAGACATGACAGCACGAAGGTCGAGATCGGCTCCAGCGCAGAGCAGCCCCGCAGTGCCTCAGCCACCAACCCACACTGCGCACCACGAAGGCTTCCTTTTCCGCAAGCTGGACATCGAGAGCCTGAAGAAGAGCACTAATAG GTAA